A genomic segment from Glycine max cultivar Williams 82 chromosome 1, Glycine_max_v4.0, whole genome shotgun sequence encodes:
- the LOC100793317 gene encoding protein SMG9 yields the protein MAGSEPSPKILLAKPGLVTGGPVAGKFGRGGGGDDDSPQLRSRLPSVASLNLLSDSWDFHIDRFLPFLTENTDFTVIGVIGPPGVGKSTIMNELYGFDSSSPGMLPPFAIQSEETRAMARHCSTGIEPRISTERIILLDTQPVFSASVLAEMMRPDGSSTISVLSGETLSAELAHELIGIQLAVLLASICHILLVVSEGVHDDSLWHLMLTVDLLKHGISDPSLMTSSLSQSSSSGLEKDKLPEHEEYMATPVFVHTKLQDQDFTPSNFVQLRKALMQYFRPSSFVREQNKPEEHVSSSLVRGSQMDSNLIKFYAIPLKKKDENPSAQHESYVSALWKLRDQILSMKSPSFTRPVSEREWLKNSAKIWEQVKNSATILEYCRTLQHSGMYRR from the exons ATGGCGGGGTCGGAGCCTTCTCCAAAAATCCTTCTAGCAAAGCCTGGACTCGTCACCGGAGGTCCCGTCGCCGGTAAATTCGGCCGTGGAGGCGGCGGCGATGACGACTCCCCGCAGCTCCGTTCTCGTCTTCCGTCTGTGGCATCCCTCAACCTTCTCTCCGACTCCTGGGATTTCCACATCGATCGCTTTCTCCCT TTTTTGACTGAGAATACGGACTTTACTGTGATTGGAGTGATTGGGCCACCTGGAGTTGGCAAGTCCACTATTATGAATGAACTTTATGGCTTTGATTCAAGTTCCCCTG GGATGCTACCACCTTTTGCCATACAGTCTGAAGAAACCAGAGCTATGGCAAGGCATTGTTCCACGGGCATTGAACCAAGGATTTCTACTGAACGTATTATTCTTCTCGATACCCAG CCTGTATTTAGTGCTTCTGTTTTAGCTGAGATGATGAGACCAGATGGTTCTTCAACGATTTCAGTGCTAAGTGGAGAAACCTTGTCAGCTGAATTGGCTCATGAACTTATAGGTATTCAG CTTGCTGTTCTTCTAGCATCCATTTGTCATATTTTGCTGGTGGTGTCAGAGGGAGTCCATGATGATAGTTTGTGGCATTTGATGTTGACG GTTGACTTGTTGAAGCATGGCATCTCAGACCCATCCTTGATGACTTCTTCCCTGTCACAGAGCTCTAGTTCAGGGCTTGAGAAAGATAAGCTTCCTGAACATGAAGAATACATGGCTACTCCTGTGTTTGTACACACCAA GTTGCAAGATCAAGACTTTACTCCTAGTAATTTTGTGCAGTTGAGGAAGGCACTCATGCAGTATTTCAGACCATCCTCTTTTGTGAGAGAACAAAACAAACCTGAAGAGCATGTTTCATCTTCTTTGGTTCGTGGCAGTCAAATGGATTCTAACTTGATAAAATTTTATGCGATCCCTctcaagaaaaaagatgaaaatccaAGTGCTCAGCATGAAAGTTACGTTTCTGCACTATGGAAATTGCGTGATCAG ATTCTATCCATGAAGTCACCTTCTTTCACGAGACCAGTGTCAGAGCGTGAATGGTTAAAGAATTCAGCCAAGATATGGGAACAGGTAAAGAACTCCGCAACGATATTGGAGTATTGTAGAACTCTTCAACATTCGGGTATGTATAGGAGATAA
- the LOC100500270 gene encoding Probable NADH dehydrogenase [ubiquinone] 1 alpha subcomplex subunit 12-like (The RefSeq protein has 1 substitution compared to this genomic sequence), translating into MASVVKNVLKSVREKGFGAFLRELKDEGYLRCLPDGNLLQTKIHNIGATLAGVDKFGNKYYEKLGDTQYGRHRWIEYAEKTRYNASQVPAEWHGWLHFITDHTGDELLLLKPKRYGVEHKENLSGEGEQYIYHSKGHALNPGQRNWTRYQPWESKA; encoded by the exons ATGGCGTCGGTGGTGAAGAACGTACTCAAATCCGTCAGAGAAAAGGGTTTCGGCGCTTTCCTCAGAGAGCTCAAGGATGAAGGCTACCT GAGATGCCTTCCGGATGGAAATCTCTT GCAAACCAAGATCCACAATATTGGGGCAACGCTTGTTGGTGTTGATAAATTTGGTAACAAGTATTATGAGAAGCTTGGAGACACACAGTATG GAAGGCACAGGTGGATTGAATATGCAGAGAAGACTAGATATAATGCCTCCCAGGTTCCAGCTGAATGGCATGGTTGGCTCCACTTCATAACCGATCACACAGGAGATGAG CTTCTTTTACTGAAACCAAAAAGGTATGGTGTTGAACACAAAGAAAATTTGTCTGGGGAAGGTGAACAGTATATCTATCATTCCAAAGGACATGCACTTAATCCAGGGCAGAGAAACTGGACCAGGTACCAACCATGGGAGTCCAAGGCTTGA
- the LOC100782356 gene encoding ERAD-associated E3 ubiquitin-protein ligase HRD1A isoform X1 — protein sequence MNLNIIFFRTKLGNPTATAKEIRREKKKIMKLKTYAGLSIIATLAIIYHAFNSRGQFYPAMVYLSTSKISLVLLLNMGLVFMCILWQLTKKVFLGSLREAEVERLNEQSWREVMEILFAITIFRQDFSVTFLAMVTALLLIKALHWLAQKRVEYIETTPSVPMLSHVRIVSFMGFLLLLDSLFLYSSMKHLIETWQASVSLFFCFEYMILATTTVSIFVKYLFYVSDMLMEGQWEKKPVFTFYLELVRDLLHLSMYMCFFLVIFVNYGIPLHLIRELYETFRNFKVRVADYIRYRKITSNMNDRFPDATLEELNASDATCIICREEMTTAKKLVCGHLFHVHCLRSWLERQHTCPTCRALVVPPENGTTSAAGQQGSQSDAHQQGTTGTGSGSTAQTEATDSLSRHQARLQAAAAAASIYEKSYVYPSMNSFVWYDISPKMLSFTIFSFLTPKGTSCN from the exons atgaatttgaatataatattttttaggacAAAACTCGGAAATCCCACGGCGACAGCGAAAGAAATTAGGAGAG agaaaaaaaaaatcatgaagcTGAAGACATATGCGGGTCTTAGTATCATTGCAACTCTGGCTATTATATATCATGCGTTTAACAGTAGGGGCCAGTTTTATCCCGCAATGGTGTATCTGTCAACTTCCAAGATCAGTTTGGTGCTTCTTCTCAATATGGGTTTGGTCTTTATGTGTATTCTATGGCAATTAACCAAGAAGGTGTTCCTGGGTTCCCTCCGAGAGGCAGAGGTTGAGAGGCTTAACGAGCAATCCTGGAGGGAGGTTATGGAAATCCTCTTTGCAATCACCATTTTTAGGCAGGACTTCTCTGTCACATTCCTTGCAATGGTCACAGCATTGTTGTTGATTAAGGCTTTGCATTGGTTGGCTCAGAAGAGAGTCGAGTACATTGAGACCACTCCTTCGGTTCCCATGTTGTCCCATGTTCGAATTGTATCTTTTATGggcttccttcttcttcttgatAGCCTTTTCTTATACAGTTCTATGAAGCATTTGATAGAAACTTGGCAGGCTTCGGTTTCACTATTCTTTTGTTTCGA GTACATGATACTGGCAACTACAACGGTgtcaatttttgtaaaatatctttTCTATGTCAGTGACATGCTTATGGAGGGACAATGGGAAAAGAAACCAGTCTTCACATTTTACCTGGAACTCGTTAGGGACCTGCTTCACTTGTCTATGTATATGTGCTTCTTTCTTGTAATTTTTGT AAACTATGGTATTCCCTTGCACCTTATACGGGAGCTGTATGAGACGTTTAGGAACTTCAAAGTCCGTGTTGCAGATTACATACGTTATCGTAAAATCACTTCAAATATGAATGATCGGTTTCCAGATGCAACCCTTGAAGAACTTAATGC aagtGATGCAACCTGCATTATTTGTCGTGAAGAGATGACGACGGCCAAGAAACTTGTATGTGGACATCTTTTTCATGTTCATTGTCTCCGATCATGGCTGGAGCGGCAGCACACTTGCCCCACCTGCAGAGCCTTGGTTGTACCACCAGAAAATGGGACAACTTCAGCTGCAGGGCAGCAAGGATCACAGTCAGATGCCCATCAACAGG GAACAACTGGGACAGGCAGTGGAAGCACTGCTCAGACTGAGGCTACTGATAGTTTGAGTCGACATCAAGCTAGACTCCAAGCTGCTGCTGCTGCAGCTTCAATATATGAGAAGTCTTATGTGTACCCCTCTATGAATTCTTTTGTATGGTATGACATTTCTCCCAAGATGCTTTCCTTTacaattttctcctttttaactCCAAAAGGAACCTCTTGTAACTGA
- the LOC100782356 gene encoding ERAD-associated E3 ubiquitin-protein ligase HRD1B isoform X3, whose translation MNLNIIFFRTKLGNPTATAKEIRRGEVTTDDSISTNSDPSIPTQKKKIMKLKTYAGLSIIATLAIIYHAFNSRGQFYPAMVYLSTSKISLVLLLNMGLVFMCILWQLTKKVFLGSLREAEVERLNEQSWREVMEILFAITIFRQDFSVTFLAMVTALLLIKALHWLAQKRVEYIETTPSVPMLSHVRIVSFMGFLLLLDSLFLYSSMKHLIETWQASVSLFFCFEYMILATTTVSIFVKYLFYVSDMLMEGQWEKKPVFTFYLELVRDLLHLSMYMCFFLVIFVNYGIPLHLIRELYETFRNFKVRVADYIRYRKITSNMNDRFPDATLEELNASDATCIICREEMTTAKKLVCGHLFHVHCLRSWLERQHTCPTCRALVVPPENGTTSAAGQQGSQSDAHQQGTTGTGSGSTAQTEATDSLSRHQARLQAAAAAASIYEKSYVYPSMNSFVCSPFAVTESSDKDRNGEQTSSEEAQRQFLIAGRPPNLSFPPMQNFHFLPSQAHASPVNYGEGFENDPNIPNSQLEAYRKLLQCQIQILQNQLEMLQRIKADRSVDEGTPSSDSRGKSVISSSSGSGHGYREDIRDGKA comes from the exons atgaatttgaatataatattttttaggacAAAACTCGGAAATCCCACGGCGACAGCGAAAGAAATTAGGAGAGGTGAGGTGACCACCGACGATTCCATTTCTACGAACTCAGACCCTTCAATCCCAACTC agaaaaaaaaaatcatgaagcTGAAGACATATGCGGGTCTTAGTATCATTGCAACTCTGGCTATTATATATCATGCGTTTAACAGTAGGGGCCAGTTTTATCCCGCAATGGTGTATCTGTCAACTTCCAAGATCAGTTTGGTGCTTCTTCTCAATATGGGTTTGGTCTTTATGTGTATTCTATGGCAATTAACCAAGAAGGTGTTCCTGGGTTCCCTCCGAGAGGCAGAGGTTGAGAGGCTTAACGAGCAATCCTGGAGGGAGGTTATGGAAATCCTCTTTGCAATCACCATTTTTAGGCAGGACTTCTCTGTCACATTCCTTGCAATGGTCACAGCATTGTTGTTGATTAAGGCTTTGCATTGGTTGGCTCAGAAGAGAGTCGAGTACATTGAGACCACTCCTTCGGTTCCCATGTTGTCCCATGTTCGAATTGTATCTTTTATGggcttccttcttcttcttgatAGCCTTTTCTTATACAGTTCTATGAAGCATTTGATAGAAACTTGGCAGGCTTCGGTTTCACTATTCTTTTGTTTCGA GTACATGATACTGGCAACTACAACGGTgtcaatttttgtaaaatatctttTCTATGTCAGTGACATGCTTATGGAGGGACAATGGGAAAAGAAACCAGTCTTCACATTTTACCTGGAACTCGTTAGGGACCTGCTTCACTTGTCTATGTATATGTGCTTCTTTCTTGTAATTTTTGT AAACTATGGTATTCCCTTGCACCTTATACGGGAGCTGTATGAGACGTTTAGGAACTTCAAAGTCCGTGTTGCAGATTACATACGTTATCGTAAAATCACTTCAAATATGAATGATCGGTTTCCAGATGCAACCCTTGAAGAACTTAATGC aagtGATGCAACCTGCATTATTTGTCGTGAAGAGATGACGACGGCCAAGAAACTTGTATGTGGACATCTTTTTCATGTTCATTGTCTCCGATCATGGCTGGAGCGGCAGCACACTTGCCCCACCTGCAGAGCCTTGGTTGTACCACCAGAAAATGGGACAACTTCAGCTGCAGGGCAGCAAGGATCACAGTCAGATGCCCATCAACAGG GAACAACTGGGACAGGCAGTGGAAGCACTGCTCAGACTGAGGCTACTGATAGTTTGAGTCGACATCAAGCTAGACTCCAAGCTGCTGCTGCTGCAGCTTCAATATATGAGAAGTCTTATGTGTACCCCTCTATGAATTCTTTTGTATG TTCACCATTTGCTGTGACTGAATCTTCTGATAAGGACCGTAATGGAGAGCAAACTTCCAGTGAAGAAGCACAAAGGCAGTTTCTTATCGCTGGTAGACCACCAAATCTATCCTTTCCTCCAATGCAAAACTTCCATTTTCTACCTTCCCAAGCACATGCATCCCCTGTGAATTATGGAGAGGGGTTTGAAAATGATCCAAATATCCCAAACTCTCAGCTTGAAGCTTATAGAAAACTTCTTCAATGCCAGATTCAG ATTCTGCAAAATCAGCTCGAGATGCTGCAGAGGATAAAGGCTGATAGAAGTGTAGATGAGGGCACGCCATCATCAGATAGCAGAGGCAAGAGTGTCATTTCCTCATCATCTGGATCTGGTCATGGTTATCGTGAGGATATTCGAGATGGAAAAGCATAA
- the LOC100782356 gene encoding ERAD-associated E3 ubiquitin-protein ligase HRD1A isoform X2, with amino-acid sequence MKLKTYAGLSIIATLAIIYHAFNSRGQFYPAMVYLSTSKISLVLLLNMGLVFMCILWQLTKKVFLGSLREAEVERLNEQSWREVMEILFAITIFRQDFSVTFLAMVTALLLIKALHWLAQKRVEYIETTPSVPMLSHVRIVSFMGFLLLLDSLFLYSSMKHLIETWQASVSLFFCFEYMILATTTVSIFVKYLFYVSDMLMEGQWEKKPVFTFYLELVRDLLHLSMYMCFFLVIFVNYGIPLHLIRELYETFRNFKVRVADYIRYRKITSNMNDRFPDATLEELNASDATCIICREEMTTAKKLVCGHLFHVHCLRSWLERQHTCPTCRALVVPPENGTTSAAGQQGSQSDAHQQGTTGTGSGSTAQTEATDSLSRHQARLQAAAAAASIYEKSYVYPSMNSFVWYDISPKMLSFTIFSFLTPKGTSCN; translated from the exons atgaagcTGAAGACATATGCGGGTCTTAGTATCATTGCAACTCTGGCTATTATATATCATGCGTTTAACAGTAGGGGCCAGTTTTATCCCGCAATGGTGTATCTGTCAACTTCCAAGATCAGTTTGGTGCTTCTTCTCAATATGGGTTTGGTCTTTATGTGTATTCTATGGCAATTAACCAAGAAGGTGTTCCTGGGTTCCCTCCGAGAGGCAGAGGTTGAGAGGCTTAACGAGCAATCCTGGAGGGAGGTTATGGAAATCCTCTTTGCAATCACCATTTTTAGGCAGGACTTCTCTGTCACATTCCTTGCAATGGTCACAGCATTGTTGTTGATTAAGGCTTTGCATTGGTTGGCTCAGAAGAGAGTCGAGTACATTGAGACCACTCCTTCGGTTCCCATGTTGTCCCATGTTCGAATTGTATCTTTTATGggcttccttcttcttcttgatAGCCTTTTCTTATACAGTTCTATGAAGCATTTGATAGAAACTTGGCAGGCTTCGGTTTCACTATTCTTTTGTTTCGA GTACATGATACTGGCAACTACAACGGTgtcaatttttgtaaaatatctttTCTATGTCAGTGACATGCTTATGGAGGGACAATGGGAAAAGAAACCAGTCTTCACATTTTACCTGGAACTCGTTAGGGACCTGCTTCACTTGTCTATGTATATGTGCTTCTTTCTTGTAATTTTTGT AAACTATGGTATTCCCTTGCACCTTATACGGGAGCTGTATGAGACGTTTAGGAACTTCAAAGTCCGTGTTGCAGATTACATACGTTATCGTAAAATCACTTCAAATATGAATGATCGGTTTCCAGATGCAACCCTTGAAGAACTTAATGC aagtGATGCAACCTGCATTATTTGTCGTGAAGAGATGACGACGGCCAAGAAACTTGTATGTGGACATCTTTTTCATGTTCATTGTCTCCGATCATGGCTGGAGCGGCAGCACACTTGCCCCACCTGCAGAGCCTTGGTTGTACCACCAGAAAATGGGACAACTTCAGCTGCAGGGCAGCAAGGATCACAGTCAGATGCCCATCAACAGG GAACAACTGGGACAGGCAGTGGAAGCACTGCTCAGACTGAGGCTACTGATAGTTTGAGTCGACATCAAGCTAGACTCCAAGCTGCTGCTGCTGCAGCTTCAATATATGAGAAGTCTTATGTGTACCCCTCTATGAATTCTTTTGTATGGTATGACATTTCTCCCAAGATGCTTTCCTTTacaattttctcctttttaactCCAAAAGGAACCTCTTGTAACTGA